One genomic window of Osmia bicornis bicornis chromosome 5, iOsmBic2.1, whole genome shotgun sequence includes the following:
- the LOC114871164 gene encoding uncharacterized protein LOC114871164 isoform X2, whose product MNITSFVRTVNNEKNGEDLQKLPQDTCNWKMSYTIVKSHQENVVLQHKYSYLLYTRRSKLQNPCPADVKMLKYITRVDQDDRDSKFKYEELDADFEEYEDQSDEYISELDQLEPPKLSTWEEYKKLVDLAQLNPKIYKRSPLVHLTSLPKIYINTEHSKSPHWNARAKRSIIKLGMQKNIIIADSTYVQFRNFKLNKLYKKTITLQNVSTSPAKFQIEPRPCNSNFHVVIKRLESNRNIVPPGMHFQLIVFFRCTDVDEPEEILVIKVEHGKSLIIRLHGYREPPILLGTCPPSKKSLDILEFNAKFLVQAWRPETSSSEDSSSEDSVSYSVRSWDTIHNKFAGMTFDCKIGFIGETVHVPIKFKNVGGDGRFFAMSEIDWATMHIQDITDTNVLKLSRFNVWPAYFILKSQEEMIFHISFLPDFYGVHVIVQNHSILFNLFVDFNVLLLGGQSVHTL is encoded by the exons atgaacatTACATCGTTCGTTCGTACCGTAAATAACGAGAAGAATGGAGAGGATCTTCAAAAACTTCCTCAAGATACATGTAATTGGAAAATGTCGTATACCATTGTTAAATCTCATCAAGAAAATGTTGTGTTGCAGCACAAATATTCTTACTTACTTTAT ACTCGCAGAAGCAAATTGCAAAATCCATGTCCAGCTGatgtaaaaatgttaaaatatattacaCGCGTTGATCAAGATGATCGAGATTCGAAATTCAAATACGAGGAATTGGATGCTGACTTTGAAGAATACGAAGATCAGTCAG ATGAATATATTAGCGAACTGGATCAATTGGAACCACCGAAGCTGAGCACTTGGGAAGAATACAAGAAACTGGTAGACCTGGCCCAACTGAACCCAAAGATTTACAAGAGATCACCATTAGTGCATCTAACATCTCTACCAAAAATCTATATTAATAC AGAACACTCGAAGTCACCGCATTGGAACGCTCGAGCTAAGAGGAGCATAATTAAACTGGGGATGCAGAAAAATATCATAATCGCAGACTCCACTTACGTGCAATTTcgtaatttcaaattaaacaaGTTGTACAAG aAAACAATCACGTTGCAAAATGTCAGCACATCGCCAgcaaaatttcaaatcgaACCGAGACCGTGTAACTCCAACTTTCATGTGGTAATAAAACGTCTCGAGAGTAACAGGAACATCGTCCCTCCGGGGATGCACTTCCAATTGATCGTTTTCTTCCGCTGCACCGACGTCGACGAACCGGAAGAGATACTGGTGATTAAGGTGGAGCATGGAAAATCGTTGATCATCAGGTTACATGGATATAGAGAACCTCCTATTTTATTAG GGACCTGTCCACCGTCAAAGAAGTCTCTTGATATTCTGGAATTCAATGCAAAGTTCTTAGTCCAGGCTTGGCGTCCAGAAACATCATCCTCAGAAGATAGC TCTAGTGAAGACAGCGTCTCATACAGCGTCCGTAGTTGGGATACCATTCACAATAAATTTGCAGGCATGACCTTCGACTGTAAAATAGGCTTTATAGGAGAGACGGTACATGTACCGATCAAATTCAAGaacgttggaggagacggaagATTTTTCGCGATGAGTGAGATTGATTGGGCTACCATGCACATTCAA GATATCACGGACACAAATGTGTTAAAATTATCACGCTTCAATGTATGGCCAGCATATTTTATACTAAAGTCGCAAGAAGAGATGATTTTCCATATATCCTTTTTACCAGACTTTTATGGCGTTCATGtaattgttcagaatcattctattttatttaacttgtTCGTTGATTTTAACGTGTTATTGTTAGGTGGACAAAGTGTACATACTTTGTAA
- the LOC114871164 gene encoding uncharacterized protein LOC114871164 isoform X1, translated as MNITSFVRTVNNEKNGEDLQKLPQDTCNWKMSYTIVKSHQENVVLQHKYSYLLYTRRSKLQNPCPADVKMLKYITRVDQDDRDSKFKYEELDADFEEYEDQSDEYISELDQLEPPKLSTWEEYKKLVDLAQLNPKIYKRSPLVHLTSLPKIYINTEHSKSPHWNARAKRSIIKLGMQKNIIIADSTYVQFRNFKLNKLYKKTITLQNVSTSPAKFQIEPRPCNSNFHVVIKRLESNRNIVPPGMHFQLIVFFRCTDVDEPEEILVIKVEHGKSLIIRLHGYREPPILLGTCPPSKKSLDILEFNAKFLVQAWRPETSSSEDSVNSSEDSVSYSVRSWDTIHNKFAGMTFDCKIGFIGETVHVPIKFKNVGGDGRFFAMSEIDWATMHIQDITDTNVLKLSRFNVWPAYFILKSQEEMIFHISFLPDFYGVHVIVQNHSILFNLFVDFNVLLLGGQSVHTL; from the exons atgaacatTACATCGTTCGTTCGTACCGTAAATAACGAGAAGAATGGAGAGGATCTTCAAAAACTTCCTCAAGATACATGTAATTGGAAAATGTCGTATACCATTGTTAAATCTCATCAAGAAAATGTTGTGTTGCAGCACAAATATTCTTACTTACTTTAT ACTCGCAGAAGCAAATTGCAAAATCCATGTCCAGCTGatgtaaaaatgttaaaatatattacaCGCGTTGATCAAGATGATCGAGATTCGAAATTCAAATACGAGGAATTGGATGCTGACTTTGAAGAATACGAAGATCAGTCAG ATGAATATATTAGCGAACTGGATCAATTGGAACCACCGAAGCTGAGCACTTGGGAAGAATACAAGAAACTGGTAGACCTGGCCCAACTGAACCCAAAGATTTACAAGAGATCACCATTAGTGCATCTAACATCTCTACCAAAAATCTATATTAATAC AGAACACTCGAAGTCACCGCATTGGAACGCTCGAGCTAAGAGGAGCATAATTAAACTGGGGATGCAGAAAAATATCATAATCGCAGACTCCACTTACGTGCAATTTcgtaatttcaaattaaacaaGTTGTACAAG aAAACAATCACGTTGCAAAATGTCAGCACATCGCCAgcaaaatttcaaatcgaACCGAGACCGTGTAACTCCAACTTTCATGTGGTAATAAAACGTCTCGAGAGTAACAGGAACATCGTCCCTCCGGGGATGCACTTCCAATTGATCGTTTTCTTCCGCTGCACCGACGTCGACGAACCGGAAGAGATACTGGTGATTAAGGTGGAGCATGGAAAATCGTTGATCATCAGGTTACATGGATATAGAGAACCTCCTATTTTATTAG GGACCTGTCCACCGTCAAAGAAGTCTCTTGATATTCTGGAATTCAATGCAAAGTTCTTAGTCCAGGCTTGGCGTCCAGAAACATCATCCTCAGAAGATAGCGTAAAT TCTAGTGAAGACAGCGTCTCATACAGCGTCCGTAGTTGGGATACCATTCACAATAAATTTGCAGGCATGACCTTCGACTGTAAAATAGGCTTTATAGGAGAGACGGTACATGTACCGATCAAATTCAAGaacgttggaggagacggaagATTTTTCGCGATGAGTGAGATTGATTGGGCTACCATGCACATTCAA GATATCACGGACACAAATGTGTTAAAATTATCACGCTTCAATGTATGGCCAGCATATTTTATACTAAAGTCGCAAGAAGAGATGATTTTCCATATATCCTTTTTACCAGACTTTTATGGCGTTCATGtaattgttcagaatcattctattttatttaacttgtTCGTTGATTTTAACGTGTTATTGTTAGGTGGACAAAGTGTACATACTTTGTAA